The genomic segment GCACGATGCCGATCTGCTCACCGGCCGGACCAATCAGTCGCACCGGCGACACGCGGATACGATCGTTGACACGTATGTCCTTAGTGGTGATACACTCCTCCTGTAACTACAGCGTCTTTCCTACGAGAGTCCTTTACCCGTAATTTCCTGTTTCAACATGCCGACAACCTCGCCAAGCGATTTCACTCCGAGGTCGCCGATACCATGCTTGCGCAACGCTATCGAACCGTTCTTCGACTCCCGTTCCCCGACAATAAACATGTAAGGGACCTTGGACATCTCGGCATCTCGTATCTTGGCGCCGATCTTCTCGGAACGGTCGTCAACAGCAGCCCGTATATCATCTTTCTTCAGAGCCTCAACCACACCACGAGCATACTCGTTGAAGCCGTCGGTGATCGGCAGCACTTTCACCTGCACCGGCGCCAGCCACAGCGGGAACGAGCCAGCATAATGCTCTATCAACACGCCAAAGAACCTCTCGATCGATCCGAGCAATGCCCGGTGAATCATGTACGGCCGCTTTTGGTGGCCGTCCTGACCGACATAGGTCAGATCGAAGCGCTCCGGCAACGAAAAGTCGAACTGGATGGTCGAGCATTGCCAGCTTCGGCCGATCGCGTCTTTGATCTTAATGTCGATCTTGGGGCCGTAGAACGCCCCGCCGCCGGCATCGACCTGATAGGCCATACCGGCCTGCTCCAGTACTTTTCGCAAACCGTCCTCAGCCTTGATCCAATCGGCCGGATCGCCGACCGCTTTCTCCGACGGTCGGGTGGAAAGATACACATCGTAATTGGTAAAGCCAAACGATTTCAGAATGTGTACACAGAAATCCAAAAGCCAGACCAGCTCGGCCTCCATCCCCTCCTGCGTCACAAAATGGTGGGCATCATCCTGGGTGAATCCGCGCACGCGCATGAGCCCATGAAGCACGCCCGCCCGCTCATAGCGGTAGACAGTACCAAGTTCCGCCCACCGAAGCGGCAGGTCGCGATAGGACCAGAGTCGTGACTTGTACATCTGAATATGGAACGGGCAATTCATCGGCTTGAGCTGATACGGCCGCTCGTCCACCATGGTTGGTGCGTACATGTTCTCGATGTAGAAACCGGTATGGCCGCTCTTGTTCCAAAGGTCCAGATTGGCGATGTGCGGCGAAAACACCAGTTCATAGCCGTTTCGCAGATGCTCTGAGCGCCAGAAATCCTCTATAATGGTCCTGATACGCGCACCTTTCGGCAGCCACAGAATCAGGCCGGCTCCCACTTCTTCGGTGATATGGTACAACTCGAGCTGTTTGCCCAGCATGCGGTGATCCCGCTTCTTGGCTTCCTCGATGCGCGCCAGGTATTCATCGAGCATCGCCTTCTTGGGAAACGAAATCCCATAAATACGCTGAAGCATCTGCTTATGCTCATCACCGCGCCAGTAGGCGCCGCTGGTCGCGGTCAGCTTGAACGCCTTCACAATCCCCGTGCGCGGGATGTGCGGTCCTCGACAGAGATCCTCGAAACGCGAATGATAATAGAACGTGACGGTATCGTCGGCTATCCCCTCAAGAAGCTCCACTTTGTACGTAGCGCCCTTGGAGCGATAGTAATCCATCGATTGCTCCCGGCTTTTCACTTCGCAACGGAAAACGGCGTCCTCGGCAATAATCTGCCCCATCCGCTCCTCTATCCGGGCCAGATCCTCCGGTGAAAACGGCTGTGGCACGTCGAAATCGTAATACCACCCTTCGTCGATGGGGGGGCCAATAGCCAGCTTGACGCCCGGAAACAGTTCCTGTACCGCCTGGGCCATAATGTGCGATGACGAGTGCCAAAACACCTGACGCCCTTCGGGTTGATCGAAAGTCAGGATCTCCACCGGAGCGCCCGCGGTGATCGGATAACTGAGGTCACGCACGACACCATCGACTTTGGCGGCAATAGCCTCTTTAGCCAACCGAGGCGAAATGGACTCGGCGATTTGGGCGCCGGTCACGCCGGAGCGGAACTCTTTGGCCGATCCGTTCGGAAATTGTATGCTCACCTGTGACATCAACTTACTTCTCTATCAAAAAAGGCGGGCGGCCGGCCGGAGTGAGACTCCATCGGCTTCCCGCAAAACTAATGGTGGGCGATACTGGAATCGAACCAGTGACCCCTTGCATGTCAAGCAAGTACTCTAACCATCTGAGCTAATCGCCCGTCCCGTATCAGGTTGTACGCCTGGCAAGGCCTGGACGCAGTCTTAAAGTTTACTTTGGATGGTCGCACTTGTCAACTGTTATTTTGCGATGCAACAGCATACTTGACTGTTGGTTCCGCCAAATGCCTGACGTCGCCTCCCCTACGTCACCGGCCGCACCTTCAGCCGATGACCGCACGCGCCGATAACAATGGTATCGGACGAGGAATGTCAGAACTGTCCATCCCCTAAAGGAGTGGACTCGCAAGTGAGATAGGAACTATGCCATCAAGCAGCGCCCAGCAGATCAGCACCATCGTTGAAATAATCCGCGCCACCAAACCAAAGTCGGTCCTCGATATCGGCATCGGGTTCGGCAAGTACGGTTTCCTGTGCCGGGAGTATCTCGAACTCTGGGACGGACGCGACCGATACAACGACTGGCAGACTCAAATCGACGGAATTGAGGCATTCGAGGAGTATGTCACGCCGCTGCATCGCCTCATCTACAGCAATATACATATCGGAGATGCGCTGGTTGCTGTCCCCCGGCTCACCACATACTACGATCTTATCCTTCTCATTGATGTCATCGAGCATTTCTCGATTGAGGACGGCCAACGCTTGTTGCGGGATTGCGCACATCGTGGGCGCGCCTGTCTCGTGTCTACGCCTCTCGAGGTTTCGGCTCAGGGGAGCGCGTTCGGCAACGCCTATGAAACGCATCGCTCGCAATGGTCACGCGATCATTTCGCCGAGTTCCCGGAGCACATCATTATTCCCAACCCGCAGTCGCTGCTCTGTTACTTGAGATTCGATGGCGCGCGCGTGGCATCCGCGTCTGCCTGAAACGGGACATACGGTCACTCCGTCACATCGCCCAAAAGAAAACGCCTCCCCATTAGGAGAGGCGCCAATCACGCACGTCGACGCGCCACGCTTAGCTGATGCCGGCCATTTTCATGAACGTCTCGGCCTTCACGTACTCCTCGCGGAGGGCCTGGCTGAAGCCTTCCAGGTCTTCGATGCCGACGCCAAGGACTTGCAGGGTCGATTGGTCCCACCCGCCCACCAGGTGCGCTTCATCCCGATCATAAAACGTCTTCTTGGCAATGTAGTTGGCCAGGTGAACGGTATGGATGAGCGGCTCAGGGGCCGGGCTCTCGGCAGGGTGATGGTGATAGGTAATAGCTTCGCCGAGCCGTGAGGGGAGCTTCCACTGGACAGCCAGCAGTGAGCCAATCTGGCAATGGGTGTAACCGAGCACTTGTTCTTCTACTTTGTAGGTCTCGGATTGATTGTCGGTAACACGAACTTCTTTGAATCGACGGTACTCTTCCGGTAGGAACGCGCACAAAATGATCTTGCCGATATCATGAAGCAGCCCGGCCGAAAAGGCAGCGTCGGGATCGACCATGGCATTGCCCTGGACCTTCCGCGCCATCAAACGACAGCAGAAAGCCGTGGCCAGCGAATGACGCCAGAATTTCTCCTCGAATTCCTGGTCGATGTTCTTCCCCTTGAACATGTCCAGCACTGACGCTGACAAGACGAGATTCTTGATTGCCTCGAGTCCGACGATGACGACCGCTTGTTTGACGGAATCAACCTCCCGTGTTAAGCCGTAGAAGGCCGAGTTAGTCAGTTTGAGCACCTTGACCGACATCGCCGGGTCCTCGGATAGTATCGATGCTATCTGGCCCGCCGACGTTCTGGGGTCATTGATGACTTTTTGGATTTGATGAAATACAATCGGTGGCGTCGGCAGATTACGAATGTTGGAAACAATCTGCTTTACCCGGTTGTCTACAGTCACCGTCGTCATAGCTCATGCACCCCGTCGTCTGTCTTATACATCATCGGCAAGATGGTCGGCAATCTGTTCCTTAATCTCGGGCCGCCCGTAATAACCTTCTTCGATACGGCGCTTCACTTCGGCGATGCGCTTGTTGCCGGCCAGATCGCGTGCCGGATTTCCGCCGTCAGCCTGGTCCTGCCCGAGGAGTTCATCGCGGGCCACCGCGGCCAATTGCGACAATCGACGGCGCGCGTCGTCTGTAATCGTCACATTGTCGCAGTGTTTTTGCGCGCCGGCAACGTTATCGCTACTGGCTGTAACGGCCGGACGATTCGGCTTCGAAGCTCCACCCGGCGTGGTCGGTCCTATCTTCATACATCACCCTCCTTACATCCTATATTAGGGCGATCGCTGTCGGCCGGCGACATCAGCCACGGCCGCAGCGCATATTATTTCCTGCCGTCGACAAATTGCGGCGACGGCTCTTCCTGTCGAAAGTACTGGAGAATTTTGTCGCTTCCGCGCAGCTCTTCCAGTTCACGGCGAATGCGGTCCTGGCGCTCCTGGACATACGCCTCGTTTTCGCTCACCAAATTGATGTTCTTCTTCACCAGCGTAGTGATACAGTTCACCATTTT from the Candidatus Zixiibacteriota bacterium genome contains:
- the thrS gene encoding threonine--tRNA ligase translates to MSQVSIQFPNGSAKEFRSGVTGAQIAESISPRLAKEAIAAKVDGVVRDLSYPITAGAPVEILTFDQPEGRQVFWHSSSHIMAQAVQELFPGVKLAIGPPIDEGWYYDFDVPQPFSPEDLARIEERMGQIIAEDAVFRCEVKSREQSMDYYRSKGATYKVELLEGIADDTVTFYYHSRFEDLCRGPHIPRTGIVKAFKLTATSGAYWRGDEHKQMLQRIYGISFPKKAMLDEYLARIEEAKKRDHRMLGKQLELYHITEEVGAGLILWLPKGARIRTIIEDFWRSEHLRNGYELVFSPHIANLDLWNKSGHTGFYIENMYAPTMVDERPYQLKPMNCPFHIQMYKSRLWSYRDLPLRWAELGTVYRYERAGVLHGLMRVRGFTQDDAHHFVTQEGMEAELVWLLDFCVHILKSFGFTNYDVYLSTRPSEKAVGDPADWIKAEDGLRKVLEQAGMAYQVDAGGGAFYGPKIDIKIKDAIGRSWQCSTIQFDFSLPERFDLTYVGQDGHQKRPYMIHRALLGSIERFFGVLIEHYAGSFPLWLAPVQVKVLPITDGFNEYARGVVEALKKDDIRAAVDDRSEKIGAKIRDAEMSKVPYMFIVGERESKNGSIALRKHGIGDLGVKSLGEVVGMLKQEITGKGLS
- a CDS encoding HDOD domain-containing protein codes for the protein MTTVTVDNRVKQIVSNIRNLPTPPIVFHQIQKVINDPRTSAGQIASILSEDPAMSVKVLKLTNSAFYGLTREVDSVKQAVVIVGLEAIKNLVLSASVLDMFKGKNIDQEFEEKFWRHSLATAFCCRLMARKVQGNAMVDPDAAFSAGLLHDIGKIILCAFLPEEYRRFKEVRVTDNQSETYKVEEQVLGYTHCQIGSLLAVQWKLPSRLGEAITYHHHPAESPAPEPLIHTVHLANYIAKKTFYDRDEAHLVGGWDQSTLQVLGVGIEDLEGFSQALREEYVKAETFMKMAGIS
- a CDS encoding class I SAM-dependent methyltransferase → MPSSSAQQISTIVEIIRATKPKSVLDIGIGFGKYGFLCREYLELWDGRDRYNDWQTQIDGIEAFEEYVTPLHRLIYSNIHIGDALVAVPRLTTYYDLILLIDVIEHFSIEDGQRLLRDCAHRGRACLVSTPLEVSAQGSAFGNAYETHRSQWSRDHFAEFPEHIIIPNPQSLLCYLRFDGARVASASA